In Janthinobacterium rivuli, a single genomic region encodes these proteins:
- a CDS encoding phosphoglycerate kinase encodes MSAVLNFIRLQDLIAQNALQGKRVFIRADLNVPQDDSGKITEDTRIRASVPAIRAALDAGAFVMVTSHLGRPTEGEFKPADSLAPVAARLSELLGQEVALKQNWVDGAGLESLAAGQVVLLENVRVNKGEKKNSDELAQKMAKLCDIYVNDAFGTAHRAEASTHGIAKFAPVACAGPLLAAELDALGKALHAPARPLLAIVAGSKVSSKLTILKALSDKVDNLIVGGGIANTFMKAVGLNVGKSLVEAELVEEAKAIIEIMAKRGAQVPIPVDVVCAKEFSPTAVATVKDVADVADDDMILDIGPKTAALLAQQIAAAGTIVWNGPVGVFEFDQFGNGTKTLALAIAESKAFSIAGGGDTLAAIAKYDITDKISYISTGGGAFLEFLEGKTLPAVEILMQRAA; translated from the coding sequence ATGTCAGCTGTTCTCAACTTCATCCGTCTGCAAGATTTGATCGCCCAAAATGCACTGCAAGGCAAGCGCGTGTTTATCCGCGCCGACCTGAATGTCCCGCAAGATGACAGTGGCAAGATCACCGAAGATACGCGCATCCGCGCCTCGGTGCCGGCCATCCGCGCCGCCCTCGACGCTGGCGCCTTTGTTATGGTGACGTCGCACCTGGGCCGTCCGACGGAAGGCGAGTTCAAGCCTGCCGACAGCCTGGCGCCCGTGGCCGCCCGCCTGTCCGAGCTGCTGGGCCAGGAAGTTGCACTGAAACAAAATTGGGTCGATGGCGCCGGCCTGGAATCGCTGGCTGCCGGCCAGGTCGTCCTGCTGGAAAACGTGCGCGTCAACAAGGGCGAAAAGAAAAACAGCGATGAGCTGGCGCAGAAAATGGCCAAGCTGTGCGATATCTACGTCAATGACGCGTTCGGCACGGCCCACCGCGCGGAAGCGTCCACGCACGGCATCGCCAAGTTCGCCCCCGTCGCCTGCGCCGGTCCGCTGCTGGCCGCCGAACTCGATGCACTGGGGAAAGCCTTGCACGCCCCAGCCCGCCCATTGCTGGCCATCGTTGCTGGTTCGAAAGTATCGAGCAAGCTGACCATTTTGAAAGCCCTGTCCGACAAGGTCGATAACCTGATCGTCGGCGGCGGCATCGCCAACACCTTCATGAAAGCCGTCGGCTTGAATGTCGGCAAGTCGCTGGTGGAAGCGGAACTCGTCGAGGAAGCCAAGGCCATCATCGAGATCATGGCCAAGCGCGGCGCGCAAGTGCCGATTCCTGTCGATGTCGTGTGCGCCAAGGAATTCTCGCCTACGGCCGTTGCCACCGTCAAGGACGTGGCCGACGTGGCGGACGACGACATGATCCTCGATATCGGCCCGAAAACGGCGGCCCTGCTGGCGCAGCAAATCGCCGCGGCCGGCACCATCGTGTGGAACGGCCCGGTCGGCGTGTTCGAATTCGACCAGTTCGGCAACGGCACCAAGACTCTGGCCCTGGCCATTGCCGAGTCGAAAGCTTTCTCGATTGCCGGCGGTGGCGACACCCTGGCGGCGATTGCCAAATACGACATTACCGATAAAATCAGCTATATCTCGACCGGCGGCGGCGCTTTCCTGGAGTTCCTGGAAGGCAAGACTTTGCCAGCCGTCGAGATCCTCATGCAGCGCGCCGCTTGA
- a CDS encoding AzlC family ABC transporter permease yields MNAVPAAKDDALLKDAWRAGLNLGAPTLLGIAAWGMVVGVAMVKSGLTVAQAGAMTLFVFAGSAQLASLPLLAAQAPVWVIFATALVVNLRFVIFSVLLAPHFSHLPWRQRFALGYVAGDITVGLFLQRYPHETPDPAKLPFLKGLIYPNWLAWQIGSFIGIVLGAVVPAEWGLGFAGTLAILCVTVPLILSRAALCGVLVAGAVAVLAFSLPYKLGLLVAVVVGMVSAMAVEELTEKWTKRHV; encoded by the coding sequence GTGAACGCCGTCCCGGCCGCCAAGGACGACGCCCTGCTGAAAGACGCCTGGCGCGCCGGCCTGAACCTGGGTGCGCCCACCCTGCTGGGCATCGCCGCCTGGGGTATGGTGGTGGGCGTGGCCATGGTGAAAAGCGGCCTGACTGTCGCGCAGGCGGGGGCCATGACCCTGTTTGTCTTCGCCGGCTCGGCCCAGCTCGCATCTTTACCCCTGCTGGCCGCGCAGGCGCCCGTGTGGGTGATCTTCGCCACGGCCCTCGTCGTCAATTTGCGTTTTGTCATCTTTTCCGTGCTGCTGGCCCCGCATTTTTCCCATTTGCCGTGGCGCCAGCGCTTTGCGCTCGGCTATGTGGCGGGCGACATCACGGTGGGCCTGTTCCTGCAGCGCTATCCCCATGAAACACCGGACCCGGCCAAGCTGCCCTTCCTGAAAGGCTTGATTTACCCCAACTGGCTGGCCTGGCAAATCGGTTCCTTCATCGGCATCGTGCTGGGCGCCGTCGTGCCGGCCGAATGGGGGCTGGGTTTTGCGGGCACCCTGGCGATCCTGTGCGTGACGGTGCCGCTGATTCTCAGCCGCGCCGCCCTGTGCGGCGTGCTGGTGGCGGGCGCGGTGGCCGTGCTGGCCTTCAGCCTGCCGTACAAGCTGGGCTTGCTGGTGGCCGTCGTGGTGGGCATGGTCAGCGCCATGGCCGTGGAAGAATTGACCGAGAAATGGACAAAACGCCATGTTTGA
- a CDS encoding zinc-finger domain-containing protein — MTKTTQPAVELDSKDLPAHCPNPAMPLWSSHPRVFLEFNKDGIAKCPYCGTAYTLKEGASAGHH; from the coding sequence ATGACAAAAACCACCCAGCCAGCGGTCGAACTCGACAGTAAAGACTTGCCAGCCCACTGCCCTAACCCGGCCATGCCATTGTGGTCGTCGCATCCGCGTGTGTTCCTGGAATTCAACAAGGACGGTATCGCCAAGTGCCCTTACTGCGGCACGGCCTACACCCTGAAGGAAGGCGCCAGCGCCGGCCACCATTAA
- a CDS encoding AzlD domain-containing protein: MFDGIDLGGSDVWIAIAVLVVATAATRSTFWLIGHHITIPRRVGEMLRYAPACALAAIIAPDLLMEGQQVHLELSNLKLLSGIAATLFFVIRRNMLQTIVFGMLVFTGLRLLHVF, from the coding sequence ATGTTTGACGGCATCGACCTGGGCGGGAGCGACGTGTGGATCGCCATCGCTGTGCTGGTGGTGGCCACGGCCGCCACGCGCAGCACCTTTTGGCTGATCGGCCACCACATCACCATTCCGCGCCGCGTGGGCGAGATGCTGCGCTATGCGCCGGCCTGCGCGCTGGCGGCCATCATCGCGCCCGACCTGCTGATGGAGGGGCAGCAAGTACACTTGGAATTGTCGAATTTGAAACTCTTGTCGGGGATTGCCGCCACGCTCTTTTTCGTGATCCGCCGCAATATGCTGCAAACCATCGTCTTCGGCATGCTGGTTTTCACGGGCTTGCGACTGTTGCACGTTTTTTAG